A stretch of Henckelia pumila isolate YLH828 chromosome 4, ASM3356847v2, whole genome shotgun sequence DNA encodes these proteins:
- the LOC140864229 gene encoding F-box/FBD/LRR-repeat protein At1g51370-like isoform X1, which produces MEESVQMDSNAMRETIDNGEDFISNLPESIISQILSLLPTKDALRTCVLSKDWEYKWTSIDNIVIDDRKRFSLKTTRKKSVVYFVDRIFILSHTSRLKRFFLSFQQEYDASRIMTWISAALMRNVEDLGIVYDYGGVVVPRCLFDCIPLTKLKLQLPCVFRPVQNWFSNLKVLHLGKVEIQNDHATSNSHFIFNFPVLETLELRDCKWLKVRFLEVKAPALAELKVIHYSDLPEVENCYIKITGAKLLEIGFHCYFVENFDLSASLVFSAAIGYQSFRHDLHVIRKNGLQARLLLKGCSSLNHLQLSGDTVEAIAQSNQGTPLLKFNMLKRLEISTKCNSEAFLEFLHSTPYLQWIKLNVWMWNDYDYDLVESTPSCIVSHIKEVEFRGFKGEKPHVHLADFLLKNATELRKMTGLSRKKSDERRAEKNFWARLKGLVRDFDFEIGCSMKNMADFFES; this is translated from the exons ATGGAGGAAAGTGTTCAAATGGACAGCAATGCAATGAGAGAGACAATTGACAATGGTGAAGACTTCATTAGTAATTTGCCTGAAAGTATTATTAGTCAAATTCTGTCCCTTCTGCCAACAAAGGACGCTCTTCGAACTTGTGTTCTGTCCAaagattgggaatacaaatggACTTCTATTGACAATATAGTCATCGACGATAGGAAGCGATTTTCTCTTAAGACGACTAGGAAGAAGAGTGTTGTTTATTTTGTGGACAGGATTTTCATCCTTTCTCATACTTCGAGATTAAAAAGGTTTTTCCTTTCATTTCAACAGGAGTATGATGCAAGTCGCATAATGACATGGATATCTGCTGCGTTGATGAGAAACGTTGAGGATTTGGGAATAGTTTATGATTATGGAGGTGTTGTTGTACCCCGTTGCCTTTTTGATTGTATCCCATTGACAAAACTGAAGTTACAATTGCCTTGCGTTTTCAGGCCAGTACAGAATTGGTTTTCCAATCTTAAAGTTCTGCATCTTGGTAAAGTTGAAATTCAAAACGACCATGCTACCAGTAATAGCCATTTTATATTTAACTTTCCAGTCTTGGAAACGCTTGAACTAAGAGATTGTAAATGGTTGAAAGTGAGATTTTTGGAAGTCAAGGCTCCAGCATTAGCTGAGTTAAAAGTGATACATTATTCGGATCTTCCTGAGGTAGAGAACTGTTACATTAAGATTACTGGAGCCAAGCTCCTGGAAATTGGTTTTCATTGTTATTTTGTAGAAAATTTTGATCTAAGTGCATCATTAGTTTTTTCTGCGGCTATTGGTTATCAAAGTTTTCGACATGATCTTCATGTAATTAGAAAGAATGGATTACAAGCTCGTCTTCTATTGAAAGGATGCTCTAGCTTAAACCATTTGCAACTATCAGGTGATACTGTGGAG GCTATCGCGCAATCAAACCAAGGGACTCCACTTCTAAAATTTAATATGCTCAAGCGACTAGAAATTTCAACGAAATGCAACAGTGAAGCATTTCTGGAATTTCTTCATtcgacgccatatcttcaatggaTCAAGTTAAATGTG TGGATGTGgaatgattatgattatgactTGGTGGAATCGACGCCATCCTGTATTGTGTCCCACATTAAAGAAGTCGAGTTTCGTGGGTTCAAGGGGGAGAAGCCACATGTTCATCTGGCtgattttttgttgaaaaatgcCACAGAGTTGAGGAAAATGACCGGGCTCTCGAGGAAGAAATCCGATGAGAGACGAGCTGAAAAGAACTTTTGGGCTAGATTGAAGGGGTTAGTTAgggattttgattttgagataggTTGTTCGATGAAAAATATGGCAGATTTCTTTGAAAGTTAA
- the LOC140864229 gene encoding F-box/LRR-repeat protein At4g14096-like isoform X2 — protein MEESVQMDSNAMRETIDNGEDFISNLPESIISQILSLLPTKDALRTCVLSKDWEYKWTSIDNIVIDDRKRFSLKTTRKKSVVYFVDRIFILSHTSRLKRFFLSFQQEYDASRIMTWISAALMRNVEDLGIVYDYGGVVVPRCLFDCIPLTKLKLQLPCVFRPVQNWFSNLKVLHLGKVEIQNDHATSNSHFIFNFPVLETLELRDCKWLKVRFLEVKAPALAELKVIHYSDLPEAIAQSNQGTPLLKFNMLKRLEISTKCNSEAFLEFLHSTPYLQWIKLNVWMWNDYDYDLVESTPSCIVSHIKEVEFRGFKGEKPHVHLADFLLKNATELRKMTGLSRKKSDERRAEKNFWARLKGLVRDFDFEIGCSMKNMADFFES, from the exons ATGGAGGAAAGTGTTCAAATGGACAGCAATGCAATGAGAGAGACAATTGACAATGGTGAAGACTTCATTAGTAATTTGCCTGAAAGTATTATTAGTCAAATTCTGTCCCTTCTGCCAACAAAGGACGCTCTTCGAACTTGTGTTCTGTCCAaagattgggaatacaaatggACTTCTATTGACAATATAGTCATCGACGATAGGAAGCGATTTTCTCTTAAGACGACTAGGAAGAAGAGTGTTGTTTATTTTGTGGACAGGATTTTCATCCTTTCTCATACTTCGAGATTAAAAAGGTTTTTCCTTTCATTTCAACAGGAGTATGATGCAAGTCGCATAATGACATGGATATCTGCTGCGTTGATGAGAAACGTTGAGGATTTGGGAATAGTTTATGATTATGGAGGTGTTGTTGTACCCCGTTGCCTTTTTGATTGTATCCCATTGACAAAACTGAAGTTACAATTGCCTTGCGTTTTCAGGCCAGTACAGAATTGGTTTTCCAATCTTAAAGTTCTGCATCTTGGTAAAGTTGAAATTCAAAACGACCATGCTACCAGTAATAGCCATTTTATATTTAACTTTCCAGTCTTGGAAACGCTTGAACTAAGAGATTGTAAATGGTTGAAAGTGAGATTTTTGGAAGTCAAGGCTCCAGCATTAGCTGAGTTAAAAGTGATACATTATTCGGATCTTCCTGAG GCTATCGCGCAATCAAACCAAGGGACTCCACTTCTAAAATTTAATATGCTCAAGCGACTAGAAATTTCAACGAAATGCAACAGTGAAGCATTTCTGGAATTTCTTCATtcgacgccatatcttcaatggaTCAAGTTAAATGTG TGGATGTGgaatgattatgattatgactTGGTGGAATCGACGCCATCCTGTATTGTGTCCCACATTAAAGAAGTCGAGTTTCGTGGGTTCAAGGGGGAGAAGCCACATGTTCATCTGGCtgattttttgttgaaaaatgcCACAGAGTTGAGGAAAATGACCGGGCTCTCGAGGAAGAAATCCGATGAGAGACGAGCTGAAAAGAACTTTTGGGCTAGATTGAAGGGGTTAGTTAgggattttgattttgagataggTTGTTCGATGAAAAATATGGCAGATTTCTTTGAAAGTTAA
- the LOC140864229 gene encoding putative FBD-associated F-box protein At5g56560 isoform X3: MEYDASRIMTWISAALMRNVEDLGIVYDYGGVVVPRCLFDCIPLTKLKLQLPCVFRPVQNWFSNLKVLHLGKVEIQNDHATSNSHFIFNFPVLETLELRDCKWLKVRFLEVKAPALAELKVIHYSDLPEVENCYIKITGAKLLEIGFHCYFVENFDLSASLVFSAAIGYQSFRHDLHVIRKNGLQARLLLKGCSSLNHLQLSGDTVEAIAQSNQGTPLLKFNMLKRLEISTKCNSEAFLEFLHSTPYLQWIKLNVWMWNDYDYDLVESTPSCIVSHIKEVEFRGFKGEKPHVHLADFLLKNATELRKMTGLSRKKSDERRAEKNFWARLKGLVRDFDFEIGCSMKNMADFFES; encoded by the exons ATG GAGTATGATGCAAGTCGCATAATGACATGGATATCTGCTGCGTTGATGAGAAACGTTGAGGATTTGGGAATAGTTTATGATTATGGAGGTGTTGTTGTACCCCGTTGCCTTTTTGATTGTATCCCATTGACAAAACTGAAGTTACAATTGCCTTGCGTTTTCAGGCCAGTACAGAATTGGTTTTCCAATCTTAAAGTTCTGCATCTTGGTAAAGTTGAAATTCAAAACGACCATGCTACCAGTAATAGCCATTTTATATTTAACTTTCCAGTCTTGGAAACGCTTGAACTAAGAGATTGTAAATGGTTGAAAGTGAGATTTTTGGAAGTCAAGGCTCCAGCATTAGCTGAGTTAAAAGTGATACATTATTCGGATCTTCCTGAGGTAGAGAACTGTTACATTAAGATTACTGGAGCCAAGCTCCTGGAAATTGGTTTTCATTGTTATTTTGTAGAAAATTTTGATCTAAGTGCATCATTAGTTTTTTCTGCGGCTATTGGTTATCAAAGTTTTCGACATGATCTTCATGTAATTAGAAAGAATGGATTACAAGCTCGTCTTCTATTGAAAGGATGCTCTAGCTTAAACCATTTGCAACTATCAGGTGATACTGTGGAG GCTATCGCGCAATCAAACCAAGGGACTCCACTTCTAAAATTTAATATGCTCAAGCGACTAGAAATTTCAACGAAATGCAACAGTGAAGCATTTCTGGAATTTCTTCATtcgacgccatatcttcaatggaTCAAGTTAAATGTG TGGATGTGgaatgattatgattatgactTGGTGGAATCGACGCCATCCTGTATTGTGTCCCACATTAAAGAAGTCGAGTTTCGTGGGTTCAAGGGGGAGAAGCCACATGTTCATCTGGCtgattttttgttgaaaaatgcCACAGAGTTGAGGAAAATGACCGGGCTCTCGAGGAAGAAATCCGATGAGAGACGAGCTGAAAAGAACTTTTGGGCTAGATTGAAGGGGTTAGTTAgggattttgattttgagataggTTGTTCGATGAAAAATATGGCAGATTTCTTTGAAAGTTAA